One segment of Terriglobia bacterium DNA contains the following:
- a CDS encoding sigma-54 dependent transcriptional regulator, which translates to MLSNQKARVLVVDDDAAMAKFLSSYLARRNFDSSTAASGEEAIRMFRVYDPVLVLLDVSMPGMGGLETLERLKQIKPEVLVIILSGQNNPEIIFRASKAGADDYVAKPFEPKDLETRINKVLEKQQVSNEVTQLRDQVRRQSDFSMLFGTSPKMEDVKNTIEQVADTNATVLIRGESGTGKEVVARMVYGNSSRRERPFVKVNCAAIPHELLESELFGYEPGAFTGANRQKLGKFDQANNGTIFLDEISEMHPALQAKLLHVLQDGEFARLGGKRDIAVDVRVLAATNKPLERAVEEGMFREDLFYRLNVVTIHIPPLRERREEIPIFLDFFLRKYSEYYGKNPPPFSDYAVSRMMEYSWPGNIRELENLVKRYVIVGNEPQIIRELSTHKPILSSISGTSPLWGIKDKSRQQTEAQQGQTSNGAPLVVPPVPKNEAEMPSLLEIGKRAAMLAEREAIERVLAQTRWNRRQAAKILKISYKALLNKLKVIEEQNQSQSKQRLA; encoded by the coding sequence ATGTTATCGAACCAGAAAGCCAGAGTTTTGGTGGTGGACGACGATGCCGCGATGGCGAAATTCCTGTCGTCCTATCTTGCGCGGCGAAACTTCGATTCCAGCACTGCCGCGAGCGGCGAAGAAGCGATCCGGATGTTCCGGGTGTACGACCCGGTGCTGGTGCTGCTGGATGTTTCCATGCCAGGCATGGGCGGGTTGGAGACTCTTGAACGCCTGAAGCAGATCAAGCCCGAAGTTCTGGTCATCATCCTCTCTGGACAAAACAATCCTGAAATCATATTCCGGGCTTCCAAGGCTGGCGCAGACGACTACGTTGCGAAGCCATTCGAACCGAAGGATCTGGAAACCCGCATCAACAAGGTTCTCGAGAAACAACAGGTTTCGAACGAAGTTACTCAGTTGCGGGACCAGGTTCGGCGGCAGAGCGACTTCTCGATGCTCTTCGGCACCAGTCCGAAGATGGAAGACGTAAAGAACACGATCGAGCAGGTTGCTGACACGAACGCAACGGTGCTGATTCGCGGCGAGAGCGGAACGGGAAAAGAAGTGGTAGCGCGCATGGTTTACGGGAATTCATCGCGCCGCGAGCGACCATTCGTCAAAGTGAATTGCGCGGCGATCCCGCATGAACTGCTGGAAAGCGAACTGTTCGGCTACGAACCCGGTGCGTTTACTGGCGCAAATCGGCAGAAACTGGGCAAGTTCGACCAGGCGAATAACGGCACGATCTTCCTCGACGAGATCAGCGAGATGCATCCGGCGCTGCAAGCGAAGCTGCTGCACGTTCTGCAGGACGGCGAGTTCGCGAGACTTGGCGGCAAGCGCGATATCGCAGTAGATGTGCGTGTGCTTGCGGCGACGAACAAGCCGCTGGAACGCGCGGTAGAAGAAGGCATGTTCCGCGAAGACCTCTTCTATCGCCTGAATGTCGTCACGATTCACATTCCGCCACTCCGGGAGCGCCGCGAAGAGATACCGATATTCCTCGACTTTTTCCTGCGGAAATACAGTGAGTATTACGGGAAGAATCCGCCGCCGTTCAGTGATTATGCGGTTTCACGGATGATGGAGTACTCGTGGCCGGGCAATATTCGCGAGCTTGAGAACCTGGTAAAACGGTACGTCATTGTGGGCAACGAGCCGCAGATCATTCGGGAGCTCTCGACGCACAAGCCGATTCTGTCGTCAATTTCTGGAACGAGCCCTCTGTGGGGAATCAAGGATAAGTCGCGGCAGCAGACGGAGGCGCAGCAAGGGCAGACGTCGAATGGGGCTCCACTCGTGGTGCCGCCGGTCCCGAAGAACGAGGCGGAAATGCCGTCGCTGCTGGAGATTGGAAAGCGTGCGGCGATGCTGGCGGAACGCGAAGCGATCGAACGGGTGCTGGCGCAGACCCGGTGGAACCGCCGCCAGGCGGCGAAGATTCTGAAGATCAGCTACAAAGCTCTGCTCAACAAACTGAAAGTTATCGAGGAGCAGAACCAGAGCCAAAGTAAGCAGCGCCTTGCTTAG
- a CDS encoding response regulator → MTPVRARILLVDDEPNILMTVKEILVRQGYDVDAEPDGLSALKALHHSTYDLVLTDLKMEGMDGLALLEEVRKHSPQTVTVMMTGYGSVDSATEAVRLGAYEYLLKPVAVEELKQAVERSLERKRFSEIDTLYRVSNELTLATTEQAIQSVIVKAATQVLGTSRAIWFPVKSDGTVEAPGRFAALFTPTVTLRLASGEVVLENRPTSEPTSADYGKSGAREMLGAASIALVPGLANDHLTGVLYVDHGTEQFEFHASWQRFLCGLARQAVVALDRLAVIEELRQSNSVLASANRRLQEVDVLKSQFLSVATHELRTPLSIILGYNAMIEESALERLTAEERGLLRESLSACKRLMRLVNSMLDLSQLQSGKIRLQVSACDIGQSLRGVVKLFEAEAHRRGLKMDLNLDPSIPQIEVDPERIEQVFVNLVSNALKYTDADGVVSIFGGTLENGRVTIHVSDTGIGIAPEYQEMIFDEFARVRGNSSRPGSGLGLAIVRRILEAHGGDISVNSSPGQGSTFTVRLPLRQRIHNAMVA, encoded by the coding sequence ATGACCCCTGTCCGCGCCCGCATTCTTCTTGTTGACGACGAACCCAATATCCTGATGACGGTCAAGGAGATCCTTGTCCGGCAAGGGTATGACGTGGACGCAGAGCCGGATGGACTATCAGCGCTGAAGGCGTTGCACCACTCTACCTACGATCTCGTGCTTACCGATTTAAAGATGGAGGGAATGGATGGGCTCGCGCTGCTTGAAGAAGTGCGGAAGCACTCGCCGCAGACGGTGACAGTAATGATGACCGGGTACGGTTCGGTCGACAGCGCAACGGAAGCGGTGCGGCTGGGGGCATATGAGTATCTGCTGAAGCCGGTTGCGGTCGAGGAATTGAAGCAAGCTGTCGAGCGATCGCTGGAGCGGAAGAGATTTTCGGAAATCGACACGCTGTATCGAGTCAGCAATGAGCTGACGCTGGCCACGACGGAACAGGCGATTCAGTCGGTAATTGTTAAAGCGGCAACGCAGGTTTTGGGGACTTCTCGCGCGATCTGGTTCCCGGTGAAGAGCGATGGCACGGTGGAAGCGCCGGGACGGTTCGCGGCGCTGTTTACGCCGACGGTCACTTTGCGGTTAGCGAGTGGAGAAGTCGTGCTGGAGAATCGACCCACGTCTGAACCCACTTCTGCTGACTACGGCAAAAGTGGGGCACGGGAGATGCTTGGTGCGGCGAGCATCGCGTTGGTTCCGGGACTGGCGAACGATCATCTGACGGGCGTGTTGTATGTCGATCACGGGACGGAGCAGTTTGAGTTCCATGCTTCGTGGCAGCGGTTCCTGTGCGGGTTGGCGCGGCAGGCGGTCGTGGCGCTCGATCGCCTGGCTGTGATTGAAGAGCTGCGGCAGAGCAATTCCGTGCTGGCGTCGGCGAACCGAAGACTGCAGGAAGTGGATGTGCTGAAGTCACAATTCCTCAGTGTGGCGACGCACGAGTTGAGAACTCCACTGAGCATCATTCTTGGATACAACGCGATGATCGAAGAGTCGGCGCTGGAGCGGTTGACGGCGGAAGAGCGGGGGTTGTTGCGCGAGTCGCTCTCGGCATGTAAACGGCTGATGCGGTTGGTGAACTCGATGCTGGATTTGTCGCAGTTGCAATCGGGAAAGATTCGATTGCAGGTTTCGGCGTGCGATATCGGGCAGTCGTTGCGCGGAGTGGTGAAGTTGTTCGAGGCAGAGGCACACCGGCGAGGATTGAAGATGGATTTGAACCTGGATCCCTCCATTCCGCAGATCGAGGTGGACCCGGAGCGGATAGAGCAGGTATTCGTTAACCTGGTGAGTAATGCCTTGAAGTACACGGATGCAGATGGCGTTGTTTCGATCTTTGGCGGAACATTAGAAAACGGCAGGGTGACGATTCATGTAAGCGACACTGGAATTGGCATCGCTCCGGAGTACCAGGAGATGATTTTCGACGAGTTCGCAAGGGTGAGGGGCAATTCGAGCAGGCCGGGATCGGGGCTCGGTTTGGCCATCGTGCGCCGGATTCTAGAGGCGCATGGTGGTGACATTTCGGTAAATAGCTCGCCGGGACAGGGCAGCACGTTTACAGTCCGCCTGCCCCTCAGGCAGAGGATTCACAACGCCATGGTGGCATAG
- a CDS encoding GvpL/GvpF family gas vesicle protein: protein MAWYAYCIAEQKTFPNGRVRRPFAIENLSGINGAPIFGYPSGEFVVLVSEFSQGTPLTQQSVLDHARVVSDCFRDRTVLPFKFGTIFESDEALRQAVRGNKRSFTESVDRLRGKSEMHIKMIVPENLVQHIVSDAAPARPGSEYLTQLREKASRDRERQSKARALSVQVHKLFNPLEEEVTCKKVESGVLLDIAHLIESKSVEKYQTRYNLAMRQFKDIHISLSGPWPPYHFTPSKRRAAS, encoded by the coding sequence ATGGCGTGGTACGCATACTGCATTGCGGAACAAAAGACCTTTCCCAACGGTCGTGTCAGGCGTCCTTTTGCAATTGAGAACCTGAGCGGCATCAACGGTGCCCCGATTTTCGGTTATCCGAGCGGCGAGTTTGTCGTTCTGGTGAGCGAGTTCTCCCAGGGAACACCCCTAACCCAGCAGTCAGTGTTAGACCATGCACGGGTGGTGAGTGACTGTTTCCGTGACCGCACGGTTTTACCCTTCAAGTTTGGAACCATATTTGAGTCGGACGAAGCGTTGCGGCAGGCTGTACGCGGCAACAAGCGCTCGTTTACGGAGAGTGTGGATCGGCTGCGCGGCAAGTCCGAGATGCACATCAAGATGATCGTGCCGGAAAACCTGGTGCAGCATATTGTCAGCGATGCAGCGCCGGCGAGGCCGGGAAGCGAGTACCTGACCCAGTTGCGCGAGAAGGCGTCGCGCGATCGGGAGCGGCAGTCGAAAGCACGGGCGCTGTCGGTGCAGGTGCACAAGCTGTTCAATCCGCTGGAAGAAGAAGTCACGTGCAAGAAGGTGGAGTCGGGGGTGCTGCTGGATATTGCCCACCTGATAGAGTCGAAGTCGGTGGAGAAGTATCAGACGCGGTACAACCTTGCGATGCGGCAGTTCAAGGATATTCACATTTCGCTGAGCGGCCCCTGGCCGCCGTACCACTTCACGCCGAGTAAGAGGCGGGCAGCGAGCTAA
- a CDS encoding sensor domain-containing diguanylate cyclase, whose amino-acid sequence METSDSYATESFVVEVFTEIDERTLRERWREVNVLLRLSILSGLQMQLDATLSMLCDLASEIISFDRGMVYFWDEDEQKMHLRVTRSVVEVDPETYERGNVLNLWAAKHARPLLITLGQNPQADVALRAMESESCLVIPLFVSNRVLGSMQFFARCANTFCREDAQLLWILALVSENLLTRDYANEGLLRYAFTDFLTGMKTRGYFEQQLDLELKRAERKKSPLALLMIDIDFFKALNDTHGHQVGDQVLRDISTILMKDMREIDTVARYGGEEFCIILPDTTAQGALQVAQRLRRAVEQANFFAGSPDRIEHLTISVGIAMYSQDAQFKQDLIEASDSALYEAKSGGRNRVVMYEKLAKRKEVS is encoded by the coding sequence ATGGAAACCAGCGACAGTTACGCAACTGAGAGCTTTGTCGTCGAGGTATTCACCGAGATCGACGAGCGCACGCTCCGCGAACGCTGGCGCGAGGTCAACGTGCTGCTCCGACTCAGCATCCTCTCCGGACTGCAGATGCAGCTCGATGCGACGCTGAGCATGCTGTGCGACCTCGCTTCCGAAATCATCTCCTTCGACCGCGGAATGGTTTACTTCTGGGACGAGGACGAGCAGAAGATGCATCTTCGCGTTACTCGCTCGGTCGTCGAAGTCGATCCCGAGACTTACGAGCGCGGCAATGTCCTCAATCTCTGGGCCGCGAAGCACGCGCGCCCGCTGCTCATCACGCTCGGCCAGAATCCGCAAGCCGATGTCGCTCTCCGCGCGATGGAGTCCGAGTCGTGTCTCGTGATTCCGCTGTTCGTCAGCAATCGCGTGCTCGGTTCCATGCAGTTCTTCGCGCGCTGCGCGAACACATTCTGCCGCGAAGACGCGCAGCTTCTCTGGATCCTTGCTCTCGTCTCGGAGAATCTCCTCACGCGCGATTACGCCAACGAAGGATTACTGCGCTACGCGTTTACCGATTTCCTTACGGGAATGAAGACGCGCGGATACTTCGAACAGCAGCTCGACCTGGAACTGAAGCGCGCCGAACGCAAGAAGTCGCCGCTCGCGCTGCTCATGATCGACATCGATTTCTTCAAAGCACTCAACGACACCCACGGGCACCAGGTCGGCGACCAGGTTCTCCGCGACATCTCGACCATCCTCATGAAGGACATGCGCGAGATCGATACCGTCGCGCGCTACGGTGGCGAAGAATTCTGCATCATCCTGCCGGACACCACCGCGCAGGGTGCGCTCCAGGTCGCACAACGCCTGCGCCGCGCCGTCGAACAAGCCAACTTCTTCGCCGGCTCGCCCGACCGCATCGAGCACCTCACCATCTCGGTCGGAATCGCCATGTACAGCCAGGACGCCCAGTTCAAACAGGACCTCATCGAAGCATCCGACTCCGCTCTCTACGAAGCCAAATCCGGGGGAAGAAACCGCGTCGTCATGTACGAGAAGCTGGCGAAGCGGAAGGAAGTGTCGTAG
- a CDS encoding zinc ribbon domain-containing protein — protein MFCNYCGSVLPAGAAFCPSCQAKAVVVTERKPKVQSQLTLLTALWFAMGALRLFGALVLFGIGSFMLPMISQQQRQPIPFPVQTLLTGVGILVATIAVLSLAVGWGLYQRAPWARMLALVMAFFSLLSIPFGTALGIYTLVVLLPAESETEWKQIAEG, from the coding sequence ATGTTCTGCAATTATTGCGGGAGTGTGCTTCCGGCGGGCGCGGCGTTTTGTCCGAGTTGCCAGGCCAAGGCGGTCGTGGTCACGGAAAGAAAGCCGAAGGTTCAGAGTCAGCTGACGCTGCTGACCGCGTTGTGGTTCGCGATGGGAGCACTGCGATTGTTCGGCGCGCTCGTGCTATTCGGAATCGGGTCGTTCATGCTGCCGATGATCTCCCAGCAGCAACGTCAGCCAATTCCGTTCCCGGTACAAACGCTGCTGACGGGCGTTGGCATACTGGTGGCGACAATCGCGGTGTTGTCGCTGGCCGTCGGTTGGGGACTGTATCAGCGAGCACCGTGGGCGCGCATGCTCGCCCTGGTAATGGCCTTCTTCAGCCTGCTCTCCATACCTTTTGGAACAGCGCTCGGAATCTACACGCTGGTCGTGCTGCTACCGGCCGAGTCGGAAACGGAGTGGAAGCAGATCGCGGAAGGGTGA